The Chiloscyllium plagiosum isolate BGI_BamShark_2017 chromosome 38, ASM401019v2, whole genome shotgun sequence genome segment tttggactccccccatcccagggaaaagaccttgtctacttaccctatccatgccctcatgactttataaacctcaataaggtcatcggCCTCCCGATgctgcaaggaaaacagtcccaaactATTCGGTCTCTCCCTACATCGCAAATTAttcaacatacttgtaaatcttttctgatccctttcaagtttcacaacatccttctgataggagggagatcagaatcgCACACAATGttgcaaaagtggccgaaccaatgtcctgtccagccacaacatgacctcccaacttctatactcagtgctctgaccaataaaaggaaagcataccaaacgtcttcttcacatTCTTATCTacgtgactccattttcaaggaactatgaacccacactccaaggtctctttgttcagcaacattccccaggaccttaccattaagtgtataagtcctgccctgatttacctttccaaaatgcagtacctcacatttatctaaactccatccaccattccttggcccatttgcccatctgatcaagatcctgttgtacaccCAAGTAACCTTTCTCGTTTTCCACATACAtctccaattatggtgtcatctgcaaacttactaactatacctcttatgcttacatccaaatcatttatataaatgatgaaaagcagcagacccagcaccaatccttgtggcatgccactggtcacaggcctcaaatctgaaaagcaaccccctaccactaccctctgtcttctaccttcgagccaagttctgtatccaaatgactagttctccgtgtattccatgtgatctaaccttgctaaccagtctaccatgaggaaccttgtcgaccgctttactgaagtccatattatcatatccaccgctctgcccacatcaattctccttgctatttcttcaaaaaactcaatcaagttgtgagacatgatttctcatgcacagagccatgttgactatccctaattagtccttgcctttccaaatacatgtacatcctgtccctcaggattccctccaacaacttgcccaccaccgaggtcaggctcactggtctatagtttccttgccacttgcttaaatactggtaccatgttagccaacctccaatcttccagcacctcacctgtgacttttgatgacccaaatatctcagcaagcggcccagcaatcacttctctagctttccacagagttctagggtacacctgatcaggtcctagggatttatccactttatgtgttttaccagcacttcctcctctgtaatctggacatttttcaagatgtcaccatctgtttccccacattctatatcttacatgtccttctccacagtaaacactgatgcagaatactcgtttagtatctcccccatctcctgcagttccacacaatgactgccttgcagatctttgaggggccctgttctctccctagttacccttttgtccttaatgtatttataaaatccctttggattctctctatttgccaaagctatctcatgtcccctttttgccctcctgatttccctcttaaatatactcccactgcctttatactctaaggattcgctcgatctctgctgtctatacttaacatatgcttcctgcattttcttgactaaaacctcaatttctctagtcatcgaacattccctacacctaccagcattGTCTTTCATCCTCAAAGCCTCTGGACTCTCACTATCTAATTTTtaatggcttcccattttccagccttccctttacttggaacatctgcccccagtcaccTCTGCCTAATACAGTTCAATAGTAACTTTTCAGTATTAGCTGTGGTgtggcattgctggccaggccatcatttattgctcatccctgtcTCACCCTTAAGCTATCTTCatcaatcactgcagtccttggagtgtagggacacccacagtgctattaggaggaagttccaggattttgacccagcatctctgaaggaacaacaatatactTCTCAGTCACGTGGCTTTGAAGGATACTTGCAAGTGGAGGTGTTCCCAGGCACCAGATGCTATCTGAGGACCTTGGTGAATCAGAGATTTTCACTTCCAAATGGGAATTACATGAATACTACTGAAAGGCAAAAATGTGGCAGTGGGAAAAGAATGTGGTCTGGAATAAGGATTGATTTCCAAAACCTTCcataggcatgatgggccaaatggccttttctgtgctgcatgatccTATCATTCTAACAGCTTCATGCATTAATAAAGAgtacttacagcacagaaaccgtcTGTTCAACTAATTTTCTCCATATGAGGATCTTCCCATCCAACATTAGCAacataacttagagtcatagagatgtacagcatggaaacagacccttcggtccaacccgtccatgtcaaacagatatcccaacNNNNNNNNNNNNNNNNNNNNNNNNNNNNNNNNNNNNNNNNNNNNNNNNNNNNNNNNNNNNNNNNNNNNNNNNNgaaaagttgccccttaggtctcttttatatctttcccctctcaccctaaacctatgccctctagttctggactccccgacctcagggaaaagactttgcctattcatcctatccatgaccctcataattttgtaaacctctataaggtcacccctcagcctccaaggctccagggaaaatagccccagcctgttcagcctctccctatagctcagatcctccaaccctggcaacatccttgtaaatctgttctgaaccctttcaagtttcacaacatctttccgataggaaggagaccagattcgcacgtaatattccaacagtggcctaacctgtacagcctgtactctccctcacacacactctcccacacacacacactctcccacacacacacacacactctcccacaccctctcacacacacacacacactccctcacagatcctgtgtcctgtacagccgcaacatgacctcccaactcctgtactcaatactctgtccaataaaggaaagcataccaaatgccttcttcactatcctatctatctgcgactccactttcaaggagctatgaacctgcactccaaggtctctttgttcagcaacactNNNNNNNNNNNNNNNNNNNNNNNNNNNNNNNNNNNNNNNagatcctgttgtaatctgaagtaaccctcttcgctgtccactacacctccaattttggtgtcatctgcaaacttactaactgttcctcttatgctcgcatccaaatcatttatgtaaatgacaaaaagtagaggaccccgcaccgatccttgtggcactccactggtcacagacctccagtctgaaaaacaatcctccagcaccactctctgccttctacctttgagccagttctgtatccaaatgtctagttctccctgtattccatgagatctaaccttgctaatcagtatcccatgggaaaccttgttgaacgccttactgaagtccatatagatcacatctactgctctgccctcatcaatcttctttgttacttcttcaaaaaactcaatcaagtttgcgagacatgatttcccaaacacaaagccatCAACATAACTTTCCATTCCCTTTTCCCACGTGTTCTTATATAGTTTCTCCTTAATGCAGCAATATTATTTACCTCAACTGTTCCATGTGGTGGGAAGTTTCACATCCTCGTAATTTTTTATTTGTTCGGAATTGTCGCTTTTTGATGGTAGTTTGGCTGAACTCCCTAACAATTGGACACATTTTCTCTGTATCACCTTAAAGCTCTCTTGctaagtcatccctcagccttacCTTTTCTAcagaaaatagccacagcctgttcagtctttcctGGTCCAAACCTCAATTCTAGTATTATGATTGTACGTGTATTCGCACCTTCTCCAATACCTGCATGCCCTTTTCATAATATGGACACTGCactatagaggtaaaaacaatgaccgcagatgctggaaaccagattctggattagtggtgctggaagagcacagcagttcaggcagcatccaaggagcagcgaatcACTGcactatagagtcatacaacagggaaacaaaccgtttggtccaaccagtccatgctgaccataatttcAAACTAAACCACTccaacttgcctgctcctggcccatatgcctccaaacctttcctatccatgtacttatgcaaatgtattttaaatgatgCACACTCATggacatgcgaaccaccctctttgtccctcatgtctttttaaaatctttttcaacttaaaaatgtgccccctaggcTACGATTAActttatttatacccctcattattttataaacatctataaggtcatctctcaacctcacacgctccagtgtaaaaagtcccagcctatccagcctttctttagaactcaaacctgacaacatcttggtgaatctcttctgaatcctctccaccttaataatatccttcctaatacAGGGGCAtcatggtggtgcagtggttagcactgctgcctcacagcgccagggaccaggtttgattccagtcttgggtgactgtctgtgtggagtttgcatattctccctgtgtctgtgtgggtttcctccgggtgctctgatttcctcccacagtccaaagatgtgcaagctgtgggaaatgtaaggttacagtgatgggtgagtgggtctgggtgggatactgtctggaggattagtgtggacttgacctgtagggattctatgaactgggtgaccagaactggacacaatattccagaagtggcctcaccaatgtcctgtacaacctcaccatgacttcccaactccctaTACTCataggtctgagcaatgaaggcaagtgtgctaaatgcctttttaaccaacctgtctatatatgttgcaaacttcaaagaattatgtacctgcacccctaggtccctctgttctaccacactactcaaggccctactattaattgtataagccctacccgtgtttgttgtaccaaaacgTAATGCTGTGTTTTTCAGATGCAGCTTGAGCAAGGTGAAAAATCTCATGCAGTTAAATGCAACATTGAATGCAGCGTTAAAAGGGAAGAGATGGGCAACTAACACAGGAGGTAACATTACCTGCATGTAagcatggttggagggtttgacatTCTCCCCAGATGGCGATGGGCATTCTCCTTCACAGCGGAAAGCATTGTACGTCTTTGGAAAGATAACCCAGGCACCCCAGCCAATCTTATCAAATTTGACCTGAAAATCGATTCTCCGGCATCGGGTCAGTTTGTTGCTCTTACTGTGGTGCCGGGGACGACGTTGAATACGGGTTCCGCTGCGTTCAGCCCTACCCTTCCCACGGCCTCTGCCACGAGTCCTCTTTCGTTGGCATGCCACATGGCCCTTTGGCTTCAGCCGGCATCCCTTTCTCTTACGGGGCTTCCGCACATGTTTGGAGCTGTTGGCATCTTTCAGCAGTGAGGAACTCTCCGAGCAACTCTGCTCAGGTCTCTGGGAAAACACCAGCAGCAGCGCCGTCTCCTTGGTCTCTGCCTTGCCCTCATTTCTGATGGAGGGGAGGGACCTCTTGCTTCTGCAGATTGGGCTGTCTGGCCACTGGAGTCCAGTGAGCCTGCCCTTGCCACTTGGCTTGCTGCGGTTGATCCAGTGCCTCAGGATGTTGGTGACATTGTAAATGGCGCAGCCCTCAGCATCCTCCAGCACGGAGGCTGGAGGGAAGGAGCCCAAGAAGAGCTGGTCCTGGCAGGTAGCAGGTCCACATGGGTACTCTGACTGGTGGTGGAGCTCCAGGAGAGAGCAGGACTCTGCAAA includes the following:
- the LOC122541701 gene encoding nodal-like isoform X2; this encodes MKRDTILFLASFHHNGSRWIVTFDMSMLAANEKLQFAELRISVPAFAESCSLLELHHQSEYPCGPATCQDQLFLGSFPPASVLEDAEGCAIYNVTNILRHWINRSKPSGKGRLTGLQWPDSPICRSKRSLPSIRNEGKAETKETALLLVFSQRPEQSCSESSSLLKDANSSKHVRKPRKRKGCRLKPKGHVACQRKRTRGRGRGKGRAERSGTRIQRRPRHHSKSNKLTRCRRIDFQVKFDKIGWGAWVIFPKTYNAFRCEGECPSPSGENVKPSNHAYMQSLLKFHRPTLVPAPCCVPIKMSPMSMLYKENGEVVLRHHENMVVQECGCR
- the LOC122541701 gene encoding nodal-like isoform X1, encoding MKFPFLLALLSISVVRANPTGKWPWRVLQSKPGPPASFREVAAFIKRLEARNISLSLPTHMLSLYRSYSSGNYSGLSAHERPVLPEADTVRSLVAKSFHHNGSRWIVTFDMSMLAANEKLQFAELRISVPAFAESCSLLELHHQSEYPCGPATCQDQLFLGSFPPASVLEDAEGCAIYNVTNILRHWINRSKPSGKGRLTGLQWPDSPICRSKRSLPSIRNEGKAETKETALLLVFSQRPEQSCSESSSLLKDANSSKHVRKPRKRKGCRLKPKGHVACQRKRTRGRGRGKGRAERSGTRIQRRPRHHSKSNKLTRCRRIDFQVKFDKIGWGAWVIFPKTYNAFRCEGECPSPSGENVKPSNHAYMQSLLKFHRPTLVPAPCCVPIKMSPMSMLYKENGEVVLRHHENMVVQECGCR